ataaccacAAAAGAAGAGCAatcatccaaatttattaaaaaataaaaataatatctcaaaaaaagaagaaacaatgtTGCTgctaggaaaaaaagaaaaagaagaagaagaaaaaaaaagggcaacgTCCTACCCAgctaaaaagaataaaaaataaatacaacttaAACAATGTGCAATCGggtatttttgttaattaagaaaaaatttatcctTATTCAGTTTTTGGTGGGTCTGGGAAGAAAACACTTGGACcccattatttattttctttcccctCACCTAACCAAgcatactcaaaaaaaaatttatcttattttctttccaaaattttccatcCACCCTATTTTCACTTCCAAACAAACCTACTcttagggtttgtttgttttcccatttcaaactcatatttttacattttaaacaacattacacatatttttatacactttttcacccatatgtatttaaaaaaattacaaaaatctcatttcGAACTATTCCACCAAACATCTCTTAGTCTCTTTCCACgtcatttcttctcttcagtCAAATGATCCTGGGTCATTTTTGTCTTCATAATTGCCATTCAGTCAAACTTGCTGGCTTATATATAGTGTCGTCCATCTTTCCTCCCAATGAAGTGAAAGGCTCTTGGctcatttattttctcttcatttACCTGATTTGATTGTTCCATCTCTTCTTAGCTCATTATCCATAAGAGTTTGTTAGCTCGCTATTTTGCTTATCTACTCAAATTGCCATACCTATTTGTCAACATTAACCATGTCAAGACACATCTCTTCTACTTCTTCATTTGAGTCGCCTTACGTATCACTTGATCTTCTTGCATACTTAAACTCTGGTAAAAAGACACCCTTCCATGTGTTCAACGATGTGGTCATGCCGGAATTTCAATGCCATTTATCAAAGTTGAAGCAACTCCTTCCTCCAGAAGATATGAATGGAACCCGAGACAACACCAGCAGGACCGAAAGAGATGAGGAGGAGGACGACTCCAATTGCAATGGTTCGCGTTTAATGGTTGAGGAGATCCAGAAGGAGCTCGACTACATCAACAAAGCCTGTCATAAACTAAGGGATTCAGCAGACCGCGTTGATAAAGAAATTCAAAGATTGATTCTCCAACGTCTGGACGATGCCTTCAGAGAAAGAACGGAAGAAGCGCTAGCAAATTCCCCCAGAATCAAGAAACTGAAGAGAACCAAGGATGTTGTTTCAATGTTAAAGAACCAAATTTGGTCATCCCCACAACTCTCTTCAGATAGTTTGAGCCTTCAACGTTCCGGCTCGTCCATTAGACCAGACAAGCAGCCAGAGGTAAACATCGATAATCAAAAGATCACCAAGAGCTCAACTTTGATAAGAATTTAGGAGGAGTACGATTGTCTAGATGATACACAAAAGAAGTGTTTGCATTGTTTCTCTGTGTTCCCTGAAATGGCAACCATAAAGAAGAAAGTTTTGATCCATTGGTGGGTTGGCGAGGGATTTATAGACTCACCGAATAGCGATGGTAAGACTGCAGAGGAGACTGGTAATGACTActtcaaaaacttcatcaaGAACGGCATCATTGAGCCTGTTCAACAAAAGCTCAGACAGAACTCAGAAAATTGCGAGATGCATCCTTCAATTCGTGCTGCCATAATTAAGCTAGCGGAGAAAAATGAATTTGCCAGTTTTGATTCAAAGGGAAATCCCAATGCTGATTTCTCTTCCTGTCCGAGGGTGTGCCTAGTGAAAACTGAAGAAGGGTCTTCGCTTCACAATTTGacttatatttatcattatttgCCGCGAGAAGAGATTGAAACATTGTTTAATGTAAACGAGCCTTATCTTAGTTTCAGGGTGGACAGATTTTCAAAGATGAAGAAGTTAAAAGTTCTACAGCTGGGAAGGTGGAAGGCCTCTGCTAAGCAACTTGTTGAAGTAGAGAACACTGAGTTCTTGAAAGGtttgaagaaaatgaaagagCTTAGGTACTTTAGCCTTAGGGGAATCTCTGGAATTACTGAGCTTCCAAATTCAATTTGCAAGCTCAGTAATCTAAGGATATTGAACCTTAGTGGCTGTGATAATTTAGAGAAACTTCCTGATGGAATAGGCTCACTCAAGCAGCTGACACACTTAGACATGTCTGAGTGTTTCCTGATTAGTCACATGCCCAAGGGACTTGCTTCTCTCTTAGCACTTCAAATCCTAAAAGGGTTTGTGATTGGTAAAGAGAGTCCCATTGGCCTCTATTGTAAGCTAGCTGATTTGGCAAGATTGCAACATTTGAGGAAGTTGAGCATTCACGTAGATAGAACACGTCCTGAAGCTGAGGAAGAGCTGAATTCATTACCACAATTTAGAAAGCTCCAGTCTTTATCAGTTGCCTGGTCATCTATCTACAATGCAGCCACTTCCACGACTACAAATGTGGGATTGGCAAAATTCCAGAGAATCGTGAGCAGGGAAAACTCATTGAAAACATTGGCAAAAATCCATAGACTTTTTAGCCGGAAAAAATCAATGCCCACTACTCCAGGTTCTACATCACAACCTGTTGATTTACACAAACTAGGCCTCCAGTATTTCCATGGTTCGGAGATGCCTGACTGGCTTAGGCGCTTAAACCTGAAGAACCTAAAGAAGCTCTACATAAGGGGAGGAAAACTATCTGACCTGCCGCTTCCGGGGAATCAAGTGGATCGCTCATGGGCCGTTGAATGTCTACGCTTGAAGTCCTTGAGTAAATTAGAGATGGAGTGGCCAAAACTGCGAGAATTGTTTCCAAAATTGAATTATGTGGAGAAAGTAGACTGCCCTCAATTGAGTTCCTTCCCATGTGATGACAATGGAGAGGGGATATGGAATGCAGCAGATACAGAGCAAGCTTGAGCATTTTGCCTTATTCACAGGAAGCCTTTATGTTGTATCATTGACTTTGTATCCAACTTCAGCACATAGTAACTTAATACTTAAACAGTGTTCCTAATTTAAATTCTGCGCTCCAATGCATCTGCAATTTAAGTTCACAAAAATGATAtcttagatgaaaattttgttcattcttATCAGCCATTTCTATTACTCAAAGAAATTAATAGGGGAAAAGAGATCTATTCAATAACTTTCTAGCATTGCTTTATACTAATCTCAACAATATTACAGCTTCTAAGCTCACCGAGAAATCAGACTACATCTctcttccttaaaaaaaagtgaattccTCTCTTTATAACTTTTACCAATTCAACCCTCAACCTCAAACTCTCTTCTACCATGAGGTATGTTTGACATTGCGGCACCATGAAGAACGCTGTTAAGCATGCCCTCGCAATGCATGTTACAAACTAATGGGCAAAACTCACACTTGAAACTTAGCTTGCAAGAGGAGGGTGTCCAAGAACTAATAAACACATGGTTAACTTATATTTAATTCATGTGGGATACTAGGATCATAACAGATCATGAGACTATGATTACAAAAATGCAATTGGAATACATATAATGGTGGGGGTTGCTAATGTATGCTGAAAAGCAATTTGTTTGACACAAATTATGTAAGTTTATTTGTTGTTGTGTATTTGTTAGTTTGTGATGGTTGTAATGGAATGCTCAAGAATGATGGAATCAGTGGTGAATATTGAACAGTAGAGTCGAATTCCCACCACAAGAGATATAAATATATCTAATTTTATGTGATTATCCCAAATATTGCACAGGTTAACGATTAATTTCTTATCTAGTAGTTagttttattatctaaaatactTCCGCAGTGTTTTATCAgtcatttatttcttttgattgCAAAAATTTCTCTTCTGCCAAACAATTCATCTTTCGTCACTAAGGTATggaaaaaatgacaaagttttACATGTAAAACTTTTTCTACTAGTTTTAAGCCAAGAATTCTTTTACCGTATTGAAttattaaactaattaaattcattcattcatatttctcaagtaaaaaaatcatttagatATCTaatttgcatatatttttttatttgattgattctAATTTGTATCTTCAAACATTTTAACATCGTTCATcttacaaaagaaaattctcattaaaaaaagttGCTTTAAGCCTAATATAgctttcacataaaaaaataataataataaaaaaaaattcttaggcATACAaatgaactctctctctctctctctctctctctcttaagaaacaaacacacacatacacacacaagggaaaaggaaaggagttTTACCACAAAGGCACGCCACAActtcacacaaaaaataaatttctttctcaaaataatgaattttagaAATATCCAAGCTTCAAAGATAGATAATGTTTTTGGCTTTTGTTAATGGGTGCTGTTCAGCACCagttaaaattgattttttttattaataaagtatTGTTGCTTTTCGGGAGTAGAAAAAAGTATGGTAAAGCAGCAATTAAAGTGTCAGTAGAGCATACAAAATCGCACATTTTACAACATGGCCAAAATACCCTTTGAAAGTTCTTCCCTCCTCCATTCCTTTATTAACATTTTCAACTTGGTTTTGTACTCTCTTTTTTCCCCAAATCT
The sequence above is drawn from the Castanea sativa cultivar Marrone di Chiusa Pesio chromosome 5, ASM4071231v1 genome and encodes:
- the LOC142635801 gene encoding disease resistance RPP13-like protein 4, which produces MATIKKKVLIHWWVGEGFIDSPNSDGKTAEETGNDYFKNFIKNGIIEPVQQKLRQNSENCEMHPSIRAAIIKLAEKNEFASFDSKGNPNADFSSCPRVCLVKTEEGSSLHNLTYIYHYLPREEIETLFNVNEPYLSFRVDRFSKMKKLKVLQLGRWKASAKQLVEVENTEFLKGLKKMKELRYFSLRGISGITELPNSICKLSNLRILNLSGCDNLEKLPDGIGSLKQLTHLDMSECFLISHMPKGLASLLALQILKGFVIGKESPIGLYCKLADLARLQHLRKLSIHVDRTRPEAEEELNSLPQFRKLQSLSVAWSSIYNAATSTTTNVGLAKFQRIVSRENSLKTLAKIHRLFSRKKSMPTTPGSTSQPVDLHKLGLQYFHGSEMPDWLRRLNLKNLKKLYIRGGKLSDLPLPGNQVDRSWAVECLRLKSLSKLEMEWPKLRELFPKLNYVEKVDCPQLSSFPCDDNGEGIWNAADTEQA